In Gadus chalcogrammus isolate NIFS_2021 chromosome 13, NIFS_Gcha_1.0, whole genome shotgun sequence, a single genomic region encodes these proteins:
- the LOC130402347 gene encoding protein ATP6V1FNB, which translates to MRTLMTTQMQNCYREQITKETMTRLAWRSRYAKEYPLSSKTPAPAPPGPPPAPPLGPTPGPTPQPDQTPKLPPKTRTPRLPPVPTVTERTSAPPLMRPPSPQTREVLYQGSSHYGTGRGLYLRRRGQMRPEEKFEFPLISSWEYGWRLGDFSVCGSPANGRSAVVKNTFYCRNGVFNRPATTDLLG; encoded by the exons ATGAGGACTCTGATGACCACCCAGATGCAGAACTGCTACCGGGAGCAGATCACCAAGGAGACGATGACCCGGCTGGCCTGGAGGTCTCGTTATGCTAAGGAATACCCTCTCTCTTCCAAGACCCCAGCCCCCGCACCACCCGGACCCCCACCGGCACCTCCACTAGGACCcaccccaggaccaaccccacAGCCAGACCAGACCCCCAAGCTGCCCCCCAAGACCAG GACTCCCCGGCTGCCGCCTGTTCCCACGGTGACCGAGAGGACCTCTGCCCCCCCTCTGatgagacccccctccccccagaccaGAGAGGTCCTGTACCAGGGCTCCTCCCactat GGGACGGGGCGTGGCCTGTATCTGAGGAGGCGGGGCCAGATGAGACCGGAAGAGAAATTTGAGTTTCCTCTCATCTCGTCCTGGGAGTACGGATGGAGATTgg gtgacttcagtgtgtgtgggtctcctgCCAACGGTCGTTCAGCCGTGGTGAAGAACACGTTCTACTGCAGGAACGGAGTCTTCAACAGACCTGCGACTACTGACCTGCTGGGATGA